Proteins from one Ranitomeya variabilis isolate aRanVar5 chromosome 1, aRanVar5.hap1, whole genome shotgun sequence genomic window:
- the TIMM13 gene encoding mitochondrial import inner membrane translocase subunit Tim13: MDGFSSDFSPAASAAGSGKIDTGAIMEQVKVQIAVANAQELLQRMTDKCFRKCIAKPGGSLDNSEQKCIAMCMDRYMDAWNTVSRAYNSRLQRERAKM, encoded by the exons ATGGACGGGTTCAGCTCCGATTTTTCTCCGGCCGCTTCTGCCGCGGGCTCCGGCAAGATAGACACCGGCGCCATCATGGAACAAGTGAAGGTGCAGATCGCGGTGGCCAATGCGCAGGAGCTGCTGCAG CGGATGACTGATAAATGTTTTCGAAAATGTATTGCGAAGCCCGGAGGATCATTGGACAATTCAGAGCAG AAATGCATTGCAATGTGTATGGACAGATACATGGATGCCTGGAATACTGTATCCAGAGCCTACAACTCCAGATTGCAGAGAGAGCGAGCCAAGATGTGA